Proteins encoded in a region of the Pseudomonas syringae KCTC 12500 genome:
- the rnk gene encoding nucleoside diphosphate kinase regulator, translated as MTTAPSIILTRLDVQRLESFIASQDEDAPGIQALQAELDRADQVVGHDEVPAGVVTMNSRVHCREEVSGKDYHLKLVYPQDAGADGTVSVLAPMGSALLGLQIGQHIDWPAPGGKPLKLTLLAVEYQPEAAGEYE; from the coding sequence ATGACCACAGCACCTTCGATCATCCTTACCCGACTCGACGTACAGCGTCTTGAGAGTTTTATCGCCAGCCAGGACGAAGACGCGCCGGGTATCCAGGCGTTGCAGGCCGAACTGGACCGCGCCGACCAGGTGGTTGGCCACGACGAAGTGCCTGCGGGCGTTGTGACCATGAATTCGCGCGTGCATTGCCGCGAAGAAGTCAGCGGCAAGGACTACCACCTCAAGCTGGTTTATCCACAGGATGCGGGCGCAGACGGCACCGTCTCGGTTCTGGCGCCGATGGGCTCGGCGCTGCTGGGTCTGCAAATCGGCCAACACATCGACTGGCCTGCACCGGGCGGCAAGCCCCTGAAACTGACCTTGCTGGCGGTGGAATATCAGCCGGAAGCGGCGGGCGAGTACGAGTAA
- a CDS encoding DUF1289 domain-containing protein, whose amino-acid sequence MSQSPVRPPKPLFSNVSPAVASPCISLCRLDEQKVCLGCFRHVEDIREWRSADDDRRRQIRHEADQRRARAEVDQAAG is encoded by the coding sequence GTGAGCCAGTCACCCGTTCGACCGCCCAAGCCGCTTTTCAGCAATGTCAGCCCGGCAGTAGCCTCGCCGTGTATCAGCCTGTGTCGGCTCGATGAGCAGAAGGTTTGCCTGGGGTGCTTCCGTCATGTCGAAGACATCCGCGAATGGCGATCGGCCGATGACGACCGCCGCCGCCAGATTCGCCACGAGGCCGATCAGCGTCGAGCCCGCGCCGAGGTTGACCAGGCCGCAGGCTGA
- the cyaY gene encoding iron donor protein CyaY has protein sequence MSLTEARFHDLVDATQQNIEDVFDESGLDVDLENSAGVLTVKFEGGTQLIFSRQEPLRQLWLAARSGGFHFDYDEENQCWACDSSDELLSEMLERFTVEQASVELDFSEI, from the coding sequence ATGAGTTTGACCGAAGCCCGTTTTCACGACCTCGTCGATGCGACGCAGCAGAATATCGAAGACGTATTCGACGAGAGTGGTCTGGATGTGGACCTGGAAAACTCGGCCGGTGTACTGACGGTCAAGTTTGAAGGCGGCACGCAGCTTATCTTCAGTCGTCAGGAGCCCCTGCGTCAGCTCTGGCTGGCCGCCAGATCGGGTGGTTTTCACTTCGACTACGACGAAGAGAATCAGTGCTGGGCCTGCGACTCCAGTGACGAGCTGCTGAGCGAGATGCTGGAGCGCTTTACCGTCGAGCAGGCCAGCGTCGAACTGGACTTCTCCGAGATCTGA
- the lptM gene encoding LPS translocon maturation chaperone LptM, with translation MKRLISSLAALVAVACLVTACGQKGPLYLPDDTKTPDEQAKSQSHKHL, from the coding sequence ATGAAGCGCCTGATCTCTTCGCTTGCTGCGCTTGTCGCGGTCGCTTGTCTTGTCACAGCTTGTGGCCAGAAAGGCCCGCTGTATCTGCCGGATGACACCAAAACCCCGGACGAACAAGCCAAATCGCAATCGCACAAGCACCTTTAA
- the lysA gene encoding diaminopimelate decarboxylase, with product MDAFNYRDGELFAEGVALSAIAERFGTPTYVYSRAHIEAQYRAYADALSGMPHMVCFAVKANSNLGVLNVLARLGAGFDIVSRGELERVLAAGGKAEKIVFSGVGKTREDMRRALEVGVHCFNVESTDELERLQEVAAELNVRAPISLRVNPDVDAGTHPYISTGLKENKFGIAIAAAEDVYIRASQLPNLEVIGVDCHIGSQLTTLEPFIDALDRLLDLVDRLGDCGIHLHHIDLGGGLGVRYRDEEPPLAADYIKAVRERLAGRDLGLLFEPGRFIVANAGALLTRVEYLKHTEHKDFAIVDAAMNDLIRPALYQAWMDVTAVRPRDSEPRAYDIVGPICETGDFLAKGRELALAEGDLLAVHSAGAYGFVMSSNYNTRGRAAEVLVDGSQAFEVRRRETVAELFAGESLLPE from the coding sequence ATGGACGCCTTCAACTACCGCGACGGTGAGCTGTTCGCGGAAGGGGTAGCATTGTCTGCCATTGCCGAGCGCTTCGGCACGCCGACCTATGTCTACTCGCGCGCTCATATCGAAGCGCAATACCGTGCCTACGCCGATGCGCTGAGCGGCATGCCGCACATGGTCTGCTTCGCCGTGAAAGCCAACTCCAACCTGGGCGTGCTCAATGTCCTGGCGCGCCTTGGCGCCGGTTTCGACATCGTCTCGCGTGGCGAACTGGAGCGTGTGCTGGCGGCGGGCGGCAAGGCCGAAAAGATCGTGTTTTCCGGTGTCGGCAAGACCCGCGAAGACATGCGTCGCGCCCTTGAAGTTGGCGTGCACTGCTTCAACGTCGAATCCACCGACGAGCTCGAGCGCCTGCAGGAAGTGGCTGCCGAACTCAACGTTCGGGCGCCGATATCGCTGCGGGTCAATCCGGATGTGGATGCAGGCACTCACCCCTACATCTCCACGGGCCTCAAGGAAAACAAGTTCGGCATCGCCATTGCAGCCGCCGAAGACGTGTACATTCGCGCCTCGCAACTGCCGAACCTGGAAGTGATCGGGGTCGACTGCCATATCGGCTCGCAGCTGACCACGCTCGAACCGTTCATCGATGCGCTGGATCGCCTGCTGGATCTGGTCGATCGTCTGGGCGATTGCGGCATTCATCTGCATCACATCGATCTGGGTGGCGGCCTTGGCGTGCGTTATCGCGATGAAGAGCCTCCGCTGGCGGCGGATTACATCAAGGCCGTGCGTGAGCGTCTGGCCGGTCGCGACCTGGGGCTGTTGTTCGAGCCGGGACGCTTCATCGTTGCCAACGCGGGCGCGCTGCTGACCCGTGTCGAATACCTCAAGCACACCGAGCACAAGGACTTTGCCATCGTCGATGCGGCGATGAACGACCTGATCCGGCCTGCCCTGTATCAGGCCTGGATGGATGTCACGGCGGTGCGTCCGCGTGACAGCGAACCTCGTGCGTACGATATCGTCGGGCCGATCTGCGAGACCGGCGATTTCCTCGCCAAGGGTCGCGAGCTGGCACTGGCCGAGGGCGATCTGCTAGCCGTTCATTCAGCCGGCGCCTATGGCTTCGTCATGAGCTCGAACTACAACACCCGTGGCCGTGCCGCCGAGGTACTGGTCGACGGTTCCCAGGCTTTTGAAGTGCGTCGTCGCGAAACCGTGGCCGAGCTGTTCGCTGGCGAAAGCCTGCTGCCGGAGTAA